A stretch of DNA from Deltaproteobacteria bacterium:
GCCATTGACAAACCAACCGCTACCGGCTGTTTCGGGAAAAGATCTGGCCCAAGCTTTTGGAGCTTGGGCCTAAGTTTGAAGCGCTTTACTGCGCCGAGAACGGCCGGCCGCCGATCGATCCGGTGCTGCTTTGCGGGGTGACGCTGCTCCAGTTTATAGAGAAAGTGGCAGACCGAAGAGCCAGCGAGCAGGTGGTCTATCATCTGGGCTGGAAGTACGCCCTGGATTTGGAACTGGACTACGGCGGGTTTCATGCCACGGTGTTGGTTTATTTTCGCGACCGGCTGGAAGAGCAAAAAGCCGAGCGAATGATCTTTGACGGGGTGGTGGATTTGTTGATCGAGCTGGGATTGGTCAAGCGCAAGGGCAAGCAGCGGCTCGATAGCACCCACATTGTGGGATACGTCAAAGCGATGAGCTGGATGGAGTGCGCGATGGAAACGCTACGCTTGGCATTGGAGGATTTGAAAGCAGAAGTGGGGAAGAAAACGCGGCCAGAATTTTGGGACCGACTGTGGGCGTTGTATGTCGAGAACAATCTGGATTGGCGGTTAAGCAAACCCGAGCAAACCAACCGCCATCGGCAATGTGGGCAAGACATGAGAGACCTGCTGGAGTGGATCGCCACAGAGAACCCCAAGCTCGCTGAACGTGAAGCGGTGCAACTCTTGCGGCGAGTCTTAGACGAGCAGTTCGAAGTAGTCGAGGGAAAGCTGGAACTTATCACCCAGCGGCCCCCTCGCGCGGTACACAACCCGCATGATCCCGATGCCCATTACGCCGATAAGAAGACTAAACAGTGGACCGGCTACAAAGTGCACGTCGCCGAGACGGTCGATCCCCAAGAGCCGATCAAGGAAAAGGGCGAGCCGGCTAAACATTTCATTACCGAGATGTTCACCACCGAAGCGGCCCAGGACGAGATGGCCGGTTTAACCGAAGTGCTCAAAAGAGAGCAAGAGCATCATGAGATTATACCTGATGCGATGTACACGGATGCCGGGTATGTGACTGAGCATACTTTAACGCAGGCGGAACAAAACGGCCTGGAGTTATTAGGGCCGTGCCGTCCCGACCCGCACAAGGGGCCGTACAATAGCGATGCGTTCCAGGTTGATGTCGACAAGCGTCAGGCGGTTTGTCCCCAGGGTAACTTAAGCAGTCAATGCAGCCGCATCAAAGATAATTACCAGGGAACCGAGTACTACCGCATCGAGTGGGGCAATCAATGTGATGGCTGTCCGGTACAAAAGCAGTGTACGCATTCCAAGAACGGCCGGAGAACTTTAGTCGTCGGACTGCGTCACGATCTGGTCGAGCG
This window harbors:
- a CDS encoding IS1182 family transposase, with amino-acid sequence MFREKIWPKLLELGPKFEALYCAENGRPPIDPVLLCGVTLLQFIEKVADRRASEQVVYHLGWKYALDLELDYGGFHATVLVYFRDRLEEQKAERMIFDGVVDLLIELGLVKRKGKQRLDSTHIVGYVKAMSWMECAMETLRLALEDLKAEVGKKTRPEFWDRLWALYVENNLDWRLSKPEQTNRHRQCGQDMRDLLEWIATENPKLAEREAVQLLRRVLDEQFEVVEGKLELITQRPPRAVHNPHDPDAHYADKKTKQWTGYKVHVAETVDPQEPIKEKGEPAKHFITEMFTTEAAQDEMAGLTEVLKREQEHHEIIPDAMYTDAGYVTEHTLTQAEQNGLELLGPCRPDPHKGPYNSDAFQVDVDKRQAVCPQGNLSSQCSRIKDNYQGTEYYRIEWGNQCDGCPVQKQCTHSKNGRRTLVVGLRHDLVERRRREMKQSGFSKSMHPRNGIEATHSELLRGHGMRQTKYRGLNRVGLSNYFMGAACNVKRYLSLLAFQMRTPALSPA